One window from the genome of Paramisgurnus dabryanus chromosome 24, PD_genome_1.1, whole genome shotgun sequence encodes:
- the cox14 gene encoding cytochrome c oxidase assembly protein COX14 homolog gives MMVSGKRIADVGYKLFSGSMMMLTVYGGYLCVMRAQRYWEKQKQRQLEAQNPNTEIIKD, from the coding sequence ATGATGGTCAGCGGGAAGCGCATCGCTGATGTGGGATACAAGCTCTTTTCAGGCTCTATGATGATGCTGACGGTCTACGGCGGATATCTTTGTGTCATGCGGGCCCAGAGATACTGGGAGAAACAGAAACAACGACAGCTGGAGGCACAGAACCCGAACACAGAGATCATTAAAGACTGA
- the bcdin3d gene encoding pre-miRNA 5'-monophosphate methyltransferase — protein sequence METHVSLEETAENEDPGAAPFGNFINYYTFNPPENRLSLIPTSLLENIGYSSENSPTVLMLDVGCNSGDLTVALYKHLLQEHTSESDPSKKEVYMLGFDLDRDLILRAQNLNPFPQNIQFIPLDITNDSESQTVLDSHLERFGCKRFHLCTCFAVTMWVHLNHGDAGFLSFLSRLASLCEYLLLEAQPWKCYRSAARRLRKVGRNDFDHFKTLEIRGDMAAHAREHLEKQCGMELMQSFGNTTWDRSLLLFRRR from the exons ATGGAGACTCATGTGAGTTTAGAGGAAACTGCTGAAAATGAAGATCCAGGAGCTGCTCCTTTTGGAAATTTTATTAACTATTACACATTTAACCCACCAGAGAACCGCCTCAGTTTAATACCAACATCTCTGCTTGAAAACATCGGATACAGTTCTGAGAACAGCCCAACAGTTTTAATGCTGGACGTGGGGTGCAATTCAGGG GACCTGACTGTTGCTCTGTACAAGCATCTATTGCAGGAGCACACATCTGAAAGTGATCCTTCAAAAAAAGAGGTTTACATGCTTGGATTTGACCTGGACCGAGATTTAATCCTCCGGGCACAGAACCTCAACCCCTTTCCCCAGAATATCCAGTTTATCCCTCTGGATATCACGAATGACTCTGAGAGCCAGACAGTGCTGGACTCTCATCTGGAGAGGTTTGGATGCAAACGTTTTCACCTGTGCACTTGTTTTGCTGTGACTATGTGGGTTCATCTTAATCACGGAGACGCAGGGTTTTTGTCTTTCCTCTCCAGGCTCGCATCTCTCTGTGAGTATCTGCTTCTGGAAGCACAACCGTGGAAGTGTTATCGCTCTGCTGCACGCAGGTTACGCAAAGTGGGCCGCAATGACTTTGATCACTTTAAGACACTTGAGATTCGTGGGGATATGGCAGCACATGCTAGAGAGCACTTGGAAAAGCAGTGTGGGATGGAGCTCATGCAGAGCTTTGGGAACACAACATGGGACAGAAGCCTACTGCTGTTCAGACGACGGTGA